TCGCCACAATGGGGCGTGCGCGCTCGCGGCAATGCTTCGCCGGCGCACTCCCGGCCTGGAGGACGTAACACGACGTGAGGGAAAGGATTTGACGCCATGACCGAATCGCGCCAGAAACGACTGCTTTTCGCCCGTCACGGGGAGACGGAATGGAACAATTCGTTTCGTTATCAGGGAAGAAGCGACATCCCGCTCAACGAGACAGGGAGGGAACAGGCACGTCGCCTGGCGCGCCGGATCGCTGCCTGGAAGCCGGAAGTAATCGTCGCGAGTCCTCTCGACAGAGCGCTGACGACGGCGCGCCTTCTTCAGGAGGCGTGTGGGGACAACGTGACGCTTCTGGTCCGGGATGGACTTGCGGAAATTCATTTCGGCGAGTGGGAGGGGTTGTCCGTCTTTGAGGTGCGGGAACTCTATGGCTCGCTCTATCGTCAGTGGAGGGACGATCCCGTCGGAGTGGTTCCTCCCGGTGGAGAACCCTTTGAGGATGTTTTGCGGCGAGTCGGTGACGTGATGCATGAGTTTTTGGAGAGCCCCTTTTCCCGCATCTGTTTTGTCTGTCACGGAGGAAGCATCAGGGCTGCCGTCACCGCGCTCCTCAAGCTTCCATCGTCCTTTGCCTGGCGCATGCGTCTCGACAACTGCGGTCTGGTCGGTCTCGATGTGTGGGGAGACCACGTGATGCTCGGCTTCCTGAACGATGCGCTGCACGTGCGGACCGGGGATGAGATCCTCCTCCCCATTCCGGAATGACTGATGGCGCTTCGCGCGTTCTCCTGCTACAATCTCCGGGAGACGACGCTGTTTTTCGGCGCTTCGAGAAGGAAGTGACGGAATGGACGACGAAGTGTATCGGAGAGATGGCGCAATCCCCGACGAGGCGGTGCTTCGGCTCCCCCGTGACGAGGAAGCTCGATTGTGGGCCCTTGCAAAGTCGGGGAACGACGAGGCACGGGAACGTTTGATTCTCACCTATCGCTCGTTGGTATTCTGGTTGGCGAAAAAATTTCACGTGTCCAGGGCGTCTTTCCCGGATATGATCCAAGAGGGCATGCTGGCGTTGATTGATGCGGTGGACCGTTTCGAGCCCGAAAGAGGCTTTCGTTTTGCCACCTTCGCGTACTACCGCATTCGGGGGAAAATGGTGAACTTCCTGCAGCGGGTGGAGGCCAGAGCACCGATCCCGGTAGACGAGGACGAACATGTCCAGGTCGAGGAAGCGGACCAGGA
Above is a genomic segment from Aminiphilus circumscriptus DSM 16581 containing:
- a CDS encoding sigma-70 family RNA polymerase sigma factor — translated: MDDEVYRRDGAIPDEAVLRLPRDEEARLWALAKSGNDEARERLILTYRSLVFWLAKKFHVSRASFPDMIQEGMLALIDAVDRFEPERGFRFATFAYYRIRGKMVNFLQRVEARAPIPVDEDEHVQVEEADQDRLDWAISLEEGLAQLRGREAEVVQALLVEGEKARTYARDQGVDVSHIYRIQRKAMAKLRVLLGIDEPQTDSRRG
- a CDS encoding histidine phosphatase family protein; this translates as MTESRQKRLLFARHGETEWNNSFRYQGRSDIPLNETGREQARRLARRIAAWKPEVIVASPLDRALTTARLLQEACGDNVTLLVRDGLAEIHFGEWEGLSVFEVRELYGSLYRQWRDDPVGVVPPGGEPFEDVLRRVGDVMHEFLESPFSRICFVCHGGSIRAAVTALLKLPSSFAWRMRLDNCGLVGLDVWGDHVMLGFLNDALHVRTGDEILLPIPE